In the genome of Planctomycetia bacterium, one region contains:
- the mutM gene encoding bifunctional DNA-formamidopyrimidine glycosylase/DNA-(apurinic or apyrimidinic site) lyase, whose translation MPELPEVETVVRSLRPKLVGKWIKTVRRGRHQLRKPWLAQWTQQVSDTKIVSMERRGKWILLKLSQEGCHLVVHLGMTGRLLVCNSIEQVLSHTHLVFPLAGGDEELRYVDPRRFGSVRLCQVVDNHRFPEELQLGIEPFGKYSKQLEERFLASNRSLKAILLDQSVMAGVGNIYADEALYRARLNPEWRGNSLTSKQVRILVSAVQQVLQRAIDAHGSTILSFYYGDGEAGGFQNEFKVYGRKDLPCYHCGTPIQRTKLSGRSTHWCPKCQNQTNR comes from the coding sequence ATGCCTGAATTACCTGAAGTTGAAACGGTAGTAAGATCACTCAGGCCAAAGCTGGTCGGGAAGTGGATAAAAACAGTCAGACGCGGCAGACACCAACTCAGGAAACCCTGGTTAGCCCAATGGACCCAGCAAGTTTCTGACACGAAGATCGTTAGCATGGAACGACGTGGAAAATGGATTTTGCTTAAGCTATCACAGGAAGGTTGTCACCTGGTGGTTCACCTCGGCATGACTGGGCGATTGCTGGTCTGTAATAGTATTGAACAAGTATTGTCGCATACACACCTGGTATTTCCACTGGCCGGCGGTGATGAAGAACTGCGCTACGTTGACCCTCGCCGTTTTGGAAGCGTGCGGCTTTGTCAGGTAGTTGATAACCATCGCTTTCCTGAAGAATTACAACTCGGAATAGAGCCGTTTGGAAAATACTCAAAGCAACTGGAGGAACGATTTCTGGCCAGCAATCGATCACTAAAAGCCATTTTGCTGGATCAATCTGTTATGGCTGGGGTTGGGAATATCTATGCAGATGAGGCACTTTATCGTGCCAGACTCAATCCGGAATGGCGTGGTAACTCTCTCACCTCGAAACAGGTTCGGATATTAGTTTCAGCGGTACAACAAGTGTTGCAACGCGCTATCGATGCTCATGGTTCAACAATTTTGAGCTTTTACTATGGTGATGGCGAAGCAGGCGGATTCCAGAATGAATTCAAAGTCTATGGCCGTAAGGACTTGCCCTGTTATCATTGCGGTACGCCCATTCAGCGAACAAAACTGAGTGGGCGATCGACACATTGGTGCCCGAAATGCCAAAATCAAACAAACAGATAG
- a CDS encoding protein kinase yields the protein MSMVANPQPGQNKSIAVSTGHPGLDYELALVGNPDVNELAKSIVQTGERLEVPLQGTLPVMIMPLGDILDRQLTRAWTNQIRSKSKALQAKIPTLLDILARLEFSVGEFQNAQRNFMALSQIHKDTEQQALARYHAYRSALERPNLSDASVELRYAAGLSPRRFSPVQLERFDPEQIVYSDIIGITVRCTTRTTLQKEDLFIRTLDLRYVDRTLSEIFDDQKKLSTVNHRSILPIRGTGHATPDGQRPFVVSLLYEASTVEQYVQRSGVISPKDFLPLFQSLVEGLQAAHTAGVLHRNIRPDYVLIRRKVSGYSGVMTNFGLPLKREFYEYPISNPSHLGQTTFGRTLSNSLDYAAPEQIGELAVPASEASDVYSLAKVACLALFATPHPALNHWRLAGEALAGILHSCLHKDPAQRLTLTQLKERLTALQDPQQQPGKAGMVDPKMAALIATYQPPPGVGVTAMPVVPAGMAVRRRMSTREILWNWRLSILKWGSALVLLGMVAAVIAAVFWNPGAPNTDKKGPVFASGTLYLLDKPIADATIRLIPEGNEAGVRPHAKTDSEGKFSFTTSMPGDGAPPGRYKVIVEKDPVLDRNRLMPNVAETDENFRNLLISPLIMETEVHRSYSSERDSKLRLVIEPQGNQDIKIILNYLGR from the coding sequence ATGAGTATGGTGGCCAACCCACAGCCAGGCCAGAATAAGTCGATCGCCGTATCAACCGGTCATCCCGGGCTGGATTACGAACTCGCTTTAGTTGGAAATCCGGATGTTAACGAACTGGCCAAGTCAATCGTACAGACAGGGGAACGCCTGGAAGTACCTCTGCAAGGCACATTACCAGTCATGATTATGCCGCTGGGCGATATTCTGGATCGACAACTCACACGAGCCTGGACCAATCAGATACGCAGCAAATCAAAGGCATTACAGGCAAAAATACCAACCCTGCTCGATATCCTGGCTCGTCTGGAATTTTCAGTCGGTGAATTTCAAAACGCTCAACGAAACTTTATGGCGCTGTCGCAAATCCATAAAGATACCGAACAGCAGGCCCTGGCACGATACCATGCCTATCGCTCTGCATTGGAACGACCGAATCTTTCCGATGCCAGCGTGGAATTACGCTATGCAGCGGGGTTATCTCCTCGCAGATTTTCCCCGGTTCAATTGGAGCGATTTGATCCCGAACAGATTGTTTATTCCGATATTATTGGCATCACGGTTCGCTGCACTACACGTACCACACTGCAAAAAGAAGATTTGTTCATTCGAACTCTCGATTTGCGATATGTGGATCGAACGCTCTCGGAAATCTTCGACGACCAGAAGAAATTATCAACAGTGAACCATCGGTCAATTCTTCCCATCCGGGGCACAGGCCATGCAACACCAGACGGTCAACGGCCTTTTGTAGTTTCATTGCTGTATGAAGCGAGTACTGTGGAACAATATGTTCAGCGAAGTGGTGTCATTTCCCCAAAGGATTTCCTGCCGCTTTTCCAAAGCCTGGTTGAAGGCTTGCAAGCTGCACATACCGCTGGCGTTTTGCATCGCAATATTCGACCAGATTATGTCCTCATTCGCAGAAAAGTCAGTGGCTACTCAGGGGTCATGACCAACTTTGGCTTACCCCTCAAACGCGAGTTTTACGAATACCCCATATCGAATCCTTCTCACCTTGGGCAGACAACCTTCGGTCGCACGCTCAGTAATTCGCTCGATTATGCAGCCCCAGAACAAATTGGTGAATTGGCTGTACCAGCCAGTGAAGCATCTGATGTCTACTCACTTGCTAAAGTAGCCTGTTTAGCCTTATTTGCCACTCCTCACCCGGCGCTGAATCATTGGCGGCTGGCTGGAGAAGCACTGGCAGGCATTCTGCATTCCTGCCTGCATAAAGATCCCGCACAACGATTGACTCTTACACAACTCAAAGAACGACTAACTGCCTTACAGGATCCACAGCAACAGCCTGGTAAAGCTGGCATGGTTGATCCCAAGATGGCTGCTTTAATTGCCACTTATCAACCACCACCAGGTGTAGGCGTTACCGCCATGCCTGTGGTACCTGCTGGCATGGCCGTTCGCCGACGTATGTCAACCAGGGAAATTCTCTGGAACTGGCGACTTTCCATCCTTAAATGGGGTTCTGCTCTCGTGTTACTCGGCATGGTGGCTGCGGTAATTGCTGCTGTGTTTTGGAACCCAGGAGCTCCCAACACAGATAAAAAAGGCCCTGTTTTTGCAAGTGGCACACTATATCTACTTGATAAGCCGATCGCGGATGCCACGATCCGACTCATTCCTGAAGGCAATGAAGCAGGTGTACGTCCTCATGCAAAAACTGACAGTGAAGGAAAATTCTCATTTACAACATCCATGCCAGGAGATGGCGCTCCACCTGGACGTTATAAAGTGATTGTCGAAAAAGACCCTGTGCTGGATCGAAATCGACTGATGCCCAATGTGGCTGAAACGGATGAGAATTTTCGAAACTTGCTTATCAGCCCGCTTATCATGGAAACCGAAGTGCATCGCAGTTACAGCAGTGAACGTGACAGCAAACTGCGACTGGTTATTGAACCGCAAGGCAATCAGGATATCAAAATTATTCTGAATTATCTTGGAAGATAA
- a CDS encoding phosphatidylinositol-specific phospholipase C/glycerophosphodiester phosphodiesterase family protein has product MLLWLTLLVCISMQGQEVVPLKQAHAHNDYLHSKPLLDALEQGFCSVEADIFLGENNALLLGHTKQELKSERTLEALYLNPLRELARKNHGSIFLKSAGSPKTIYLFIDLKTPASTTYPVLHRLLEKYSEILTEVRNGKVTERAVTVILSGSRPALQELANQSPRFAAYDGRLSDLSSTVPTHLMPVISDNWQTQIRWSGLQPISPSDKQKLDNIVKQAHKHKRKVRFWATPEHETVWQLLHELNVDLINTDKLSELNSFLLKQKN; this is encoded by the coding sequence ATGTTACTCTGGCTCACATTGTTGGTCTGTATTTCAATGCAGGGGCAAGAAGTTGTGCCACTTAAGCAGGCACATGCCCACAATGATTATCTGCACTCAAAGCCACTGCTCGATGCTCTGGAACAAGGATTTTGTTCTGTTGAAGCAGATATATTCCTTGGCGAAAACAATGCTCTGCTGCTAGGTCATACCAAGCAAGAGCTTAAATCTGAGCGAACACTCGAAGCTCTCTACTTGAATCCGCTCCGAGAACTAGCCAGGAAAAATCATGGATCTATCTTTCTCAAATCGGCTGGCTCACCAAAGACAATCTACCTGTTTATTGATCTGAAGACACCTGCCTCTACAACTTATCCCGTACTGCATCGCCTCCTGGAAAAGTATTCAGAAATCCTGACCGAGGTGCGCAATGGTAAAGTCACTGAGCGTGCGGTAACAGTTATTCTTTCGGGATCCCGCCCCGCTCTTCAGGAGTTGGCAAATCAATCACCCCGGTTTGCTGCATACGATGGCCGATTGAGCGACTTATCAAGCACGGTACCAACTCATTTGATGCCGGTCATCAGCGATAACTGGCAAACACAGATTCGATGGAGTGGTCTGCAACCCATTTCTCCATCTGATAAACAAAAACTCGATAATATCGTGAAACAGGCTCACAAACACAAACGTAAAGTACGGTTCTGGGCTACTCCCGAACATGAAACAGTATGGCAACTGCTGCATGAATTGAATGTCGATCTGATCAATACTGACAAATTGAGTGAATTAAATTCATTCCTGTTAAAACAGAAGAACTGA
- the proC gene encoding pyrroline-5-carboxylate reductase — MAEKSNFPRIGFIGAGRMATAMIQALLRSKMTTADRIVASDVVEEARDVLADLTQVKVHAENKPVVDSSDVIFLAVKPQVMAEVLLELKPMLTAKHLVVSVAAGVTLTQLSAILGSKARLVRVMPNTPILVGAGAAGFCLGAKATFDDAELVQRILNTLGKAVELPERLIDAVTGLSASGPAYIAVIIEALADGGVRAGLSRDVANLLATQTVYGTAKMLLETGLHPAMLKDMVASPGGTTIAGLHAMESGAVRCSMMDAVLAAASRASELGKS; from the coding sequence ATGGCTGAAAAGAGCAACTTTCCCCGTATTGGTTTTATTGGTGCAGGTCGCATGGCAACGGCCATGATCCAAGCACTGCTCCGTTCGAAAATGACTACTGCAGACCGGATTGTTGCCAGTGATGTCGTCGAAGAAGCACGGGATGTGCTCGCAGATCTCACTCAAGTCAAAGTTCACGCTGAGAACAAACCTGTTGTCGATTCCAGCGATGTTATCTTCCTGGCAGTGAAACCGCAGGTGATGGCGGAAGTGTTACTTGAACTGAAACCTATGCTGACTGCCAAACATCTGGTAGTGTCAGTTGCTGCGGGTGTCACGCTGACTCAGCTTTCAGCCATCTTGGGGAGCAAGGCTCGTTTAGTAAGGGTCATGCCCAATACTCCCATATTAGTTGGTGCCGGCGCTGCAGGGTTCTGCCTGGGTGCCAAAGCCACCTTTGATGATGCTGAACTGGTTCAACGCATTCTCAACACGCTTGGCAAAGCAGTTGAACTGCCCGAACGCCTGATTGATGCAGTTACAGGTTTGTCAGCAAGCGGACCTGCATATATTGCCGTCATCATTGAAGCTCTGGCAGATGGAGGCGTAAGGGCTGGACTTTCCCGTGATGTCGCAAATCTGCTTGCCACTCAAACGGTTTATGGCACGGCGAAGATGTTGCTTGAAACCGGACTACATCCAGCCATGCTGAAAGACATGGTTGCAAGCCCGGGTGGTACCACCATTGCTGGACTGCATGCCATGGAAAGCGGCGCTGTGCGATGTAGCATGATGGATGCAGTGCTGGCAGCAGCCTCAAGAGCTTCTGAATTGGGCAAGAGTTAG
- a CDS encoding nuclear transport factor 2 family protein gives MHCLVFAILLSSMDAQSSINKVLEDWHQAAAKADENAYFNAMTEDSIYLGTDATERWNKTAFRKFAHPYFAQGKAWTFAASRRDVMLSADGKLAWFDEDLKTQNLGPVRGSGVLRLEKDGWKIVHYNLSVTIPNEKFPAVKKLLDEETKK, from the coding sequence ATGCATTGCCTGGTGTTTGCAATCCTGCTTTCTTCGATGGATGCACAATCTTCGATCAACAAGGTTCTGGAAGATTGGCATCAGGCAGCGGCCAAGGCAGATGAAAATGCTTACTTCAATGCCATGACAGAGGATTCCATATATTTAGGTACCGATGCGACGGAACGCTGGAATAAGACAGCGTTCCGAAAGTTTGCTCACCCGTATTTCGCCCAAGGCAAAGCCTGGACTTTTGCAGCATCGCGTCGCGACGTCATGCTTTCAGCCGATGGTAAACTGGCCTGGTTTGATGAGGACTTGAAAACACAGAATCTGGGGCCTGTTCGTGGTTCAGGTGTGTTGAGACTGGAGAAAGACGGTTGGAAGATTGTTCATTACAATCTGTCAGTCACCATTCCAAACGAGAAATTTCCAGCAGTGAAAAAGCTGCTGGATGAAGAAACAAAGAAATAG
- a CDS encoding BtaA family protein: protein MKQKLQQWLSDKCFHLVHGRNLVYNTCWEDPALDRVALKLTNNDTVLVITSAGCNALDYLLAGAGRVHAVDMNFRQNALLEFKRAGIKYLNYEDFFQLFGQGKHPDIRQVYTDALRPNLPKWAQKFWDRRFKFFAGSGWRKSFYFRGTSGTFARMINTYVDRVAKVRADLEDLFACKTVPEQDELYHKRLKPRFWKKFIKWAVRRDATLSLLGVPRPQRLQVEKYYEGGIAKFIEDCMEAVFAKLPLHDNYFWRVYLTGEYTRECCPEYLREENFHRLKNGLIDKVTTHTTTVAGFLRENDVTISRFVLLDHMDWLAFFKLPYLREEWQAIVDRAASHSKVIYRSGGLEVDYVEPLEVEVQGTKCKMKELLTFQPELAKELHARDRVHTYGSFYIADLKV, encoded by the coding sequence ATGAAACAGAAGTTGCAGCAATGGCTCAGCGATAAGTGCTTTCACCTCGTGCATGGCCGAAACCTTGTTTACAACACCTGCTGGGAAGACCCCGCACTCGATCGTGTGGCGTTGAAACTGACTAACAACGACACAGTACTGGTGATTACCTCCGCTGGTTGTAATGCTTTGGATTATCTGCTTGCCGGGGCAGGGAGAGTGCATGCCGTCGACATGAATTTCAGACAGAATGCACTCCTGGAATTCAAAAGAGCTGGCATCAAGTATCTGAACTACGAAGATTTCTTTCAACTGTTTGGCCAGGGTAAACATCCCGATATCCGTCAGGTGTATACCGATGCTTTACGCCCTAATTTGCCCAAATGGGCTCAGAAATTCTGGGATCGCCGATTCAAATTCTTCGCAGGGTCAGGCTGGCGTAAGAGCTTCTACTTTCGCGGAACATCTGGCACCTTTGCCCGCATGATCAATACTTATGTTGATCGTGTTGCGAAAGTCAGAGCCGATCTGGAAGACCTTTTCGCTTGCAAAACAGTGCCAGAGCAGGATGAACTCTACCACAAGCGCCTCAAGCCTCGATTCTGGAAGAAATTCATCAAGTGGGCAGTCCGTCGCGATGCTACGCTTTCACTGTTGGGGGTACCGCGACCGCAGCGTTTGCAAGTGGAAAAGTACTACGAAGGTGGCATAGCCAAGTTCATTGAAGATTGCATGGAAGCGGTATTTGCCAAGTTGCCGCTTCATGATAATTATTTCTGGCGAGTTTACCTTACGGGAGAGTACACCAGAGAATGTTGTCCCGAATATCTCAGGGAGGAAAACTTTCACCGCTTGAAGAATGGTTTAATAGACAAAGTGACAACGCATACCACCACAGTCGCTGGCTTCCTGCGGGAGAATGACGTTACGATTTCGCGATTTGTTCTGCTTGACCACATGGACTGGCTAGCCTTTTTCAAACTGCCTTATTTGCGTGAAGAATGGCAGGCCATTGTTGATCGTGCTGCCAGCCATTCCAAGGTGATCTACCGTTCCGGCGGTCTAGAAGTTGATTATGTGGAACCGCTGGAAGTAGAGGTGCAGGGCACGAAATGCAAAATGAAGGAATTGCTGACCTTTCAGCCTGAGTTGGCGAAAGAACTTCATGCCAGGGATCGGGTTCACACCTATGGCAGCTTCTACATTGCGGATCTGAAAGTATGA
- a CDS encoding class I SAM-dependent methyltransferase — MSLWSDLKVLYHLTLSPVRGKSHQDRLESFYGGQAQDYDQFRKRLLKGREELYSSIPVPTGGCWVDVGGGTGSNFEYLGDAIHQLGSGFVVDLTPSLLKVADERIKERKWLNIKTLHADATALMLPESQQADVVTFSYSLTMIPDWFAAVDAAWKILKPGGLIGVVDFFVSRKWAEHPRTRHAWSTRHFWRTWFDADNVFPSPDHIPYLQHRFEQMSLYEERTKLPYMPFVKMPYYRFIGRKLLA, encoded by the coding sequence ATGAGTCTCTGGTCCGACCTGAAAGTCCTGTATCATTTGACTCTGTCGCCCGTGCGAGGCAAATCGCATCAGGACCGTCTGGAAAGTTTCTATGGCGGGCAAGCTCAGGACTATGACCAGTTTCGCAAGCGGTTGCTGAAAGGTAGAGAGGAACTCTACTCCAGTATTCCGGTGCCAACTGGTGGCTGCTGGGTTGATGTGGGTGGTGGAACCGGTTCCAATTTTGAGTATTTGGGTGATGCGATCCACCAATTGGGAAGTGGCTTCGTTGTCGATCTGACTCCATCATTGCTGAAAGTTGCGGATGAGAGAATTAAAGAGCGGAAATGGCTCAATATCAAAACGCTACATGCTGATGCTACTGCTTTGATGCTTCCCGAATCGCAGCAGGCAGATGTTGTGACATTTTCCTATTCGCTCACGATGATTCCAGACTGGTTCGCAGCAGTGGATGCCGCCTGGAAAATATTGAAGCCGGGTGGTCTGATAGGCGTGGTAGATTTTTTTGTCAGCAGAAAATGGGCAGAGCACCCACGAACACGCCACGCCTGGTCAACACGTCATTTCTGGCGCACCTGGTTTGATGCAGACAATGTTTTCCCGAGTCCGGATCATATTCCGTATTTACAGCATCGTTTTGAACAGATGAGTTTGTACGAAGAACGAACCAAGTTACCATACATGCCGTTTGTGAAGATGCCTTACTATCGATTTATAGGCCGCAAGCTATTGGCATAA
- a CDS encoding fumarylacetoacetate hydrolase family protein, translating into MQLAQVLFKGRKRTAIVTGDELQLLPRPKQGGLKLNEILHHKKPEKVIRKLLSRSRTVSRDQVSWMPPISKQEVWAAGVTYRRSQTARKQESKGAAAFYHKVYQADRPELFFKATPHRIVGHQQAIRIRQDSTWNVPEPELTLVLKPDLKIVGYTIGNDVSSRSIEGENPLYLPQAKTYMGCCAIGPVITLADEAIDPKHWKIHLKIARQDAVVFEGHTAVSNMARELTDLVQWLSRDNSFPNGCFLLTGTGIVPENDFTLQSGDVVEISIDGIGSLINIVA; encoded by the coding sequence ATGCAACTAGCCCAAGTCCTGTTTAAGGGTCGAAAACGCACAGCTATTGTCACGGGCGATGAACTGCAATTACTGCCTCGACCCAAACAGGGTGGCTTGAAACTCAACGAAATCCTCCACCACAAAAAGCCTGAAAAGGTGATACGAAAGCTGTTAAGCAGAAGCAGAACCGTATCGCGCGACCAAGTCTCCTGGATGCCACCCATCTCCAAGCAGGAAGTATGGGCTGCAGGTGTTACTTATCGCCGATCGCAAACAGCACGCAAGCAGGAATCCAAAGGAGCTGCAGCATTCTACCACAAAGTCTATCAGGCAGATCGGCCAGAACTGTTCTTCAAAGCCACGCCTCACCGCATTGTGGGCCATCAGCAGGCTATTCGAATACGACAGGATTCCACTTGGAACGTCCCTGAGCCGGAGTTGACGCTGGTACTGAAACCGGACTTGAAAATTGTCGGCTACACCATTGGCAATGATGTCAGTTCGCGTTCGATTGAAGGCGAAAACCCGCTCTACCTGCCACAGGCAAAAACGTACATGGGATGTTGTGCAATAGGCCCTGTCATCACCCTGGCAGACGAAGCAATCGACCCGAAGCATTGGAAAATCCATCTCAAAATTGCCAGGCAAGATGCAGTTGTGTTTGAAGGCCATACTGCAGTTTCTAACATGGCGAGAGAACTGACTGATCTGGTTCAATGGCTTAGCCGTGACAACTCTTTTCCGAATGGTTGCTTTTTGCTGACAGGGACTGGGATTGTTCCCGAGAATGATTTTACGCTTCAATCGGGAGACGTGGTTGAGATCAGTATCGATGGTATTGGCAGCCTAATAAACATTGTAGCCTGA
- a CDS encoding PrsW family intramembrane metalloprotease, giving the protein MAIRFYCTNCGQKIKAQDDMPGMKIACPSCRERQVVPQPAIAKSTQRDDHQALKMAAHFDAKDYATTPIGYHNDRKKGQSPDDHSEPLNQVKKKRIARGSLYFFFILAFIPLGIDVYQNKDDNLIKEIEQSIQNDLRGEKQRKAYKTLEEAKKGHATLDEILEFFPNKKLKSAWLPRDTDLHFYLAMLATIGFLVTVCTCLPKGFTRAPLMLIIGIFTAIFGIGSLMILQILAMSGWGMVVAGPFGIIIYMIGICYRAIMHPDLPFITYLLSFTFGVGLCEEIIKALPIFIIFLGRSRMRWHECCALGMASGIGFGIAEGIHFSETMYNGLCDQQIYFVRFISCVMLHAIWCAAAALFLHRHQRLTHGRMSVLEGFNRLFILIAIPMVLHGLYDAFITKHMDGLALAVALFSFGWLVLMIESAREKEGDILVQVPNLSAEGTPLHIQPAPSIESDPSTHATSPSPV; this is encoded by the coding sequence GTGGCGATTCGATTTTACTGCACCAATTGTGGTCAGAAGATTAAAGCCCAGGATGATATGCCTGGGATGAAAATAGCCTGTCCGAGTTGTAGAGAACGACAAGTTGTTCCCCAGCCTGCAATTGCCAAATCAACTCAGCGAGACGATCATCAGGCATTGAAGATGGCAGCCCACTTTGATGCAAAAGATTATGCTACAACTCCAATAGGTTATCATAATGACCGCAAAAAGGGCCAATCACCTGATGATCACTCAGAACCCCTCAATCAGGTAAAGAAGAAAAGAATTGCCCGAGGGTCACTTTACTTCTTCTTCATCCTGGCATTTATTCCTCTGGGTATCGATGTTTATCAAAACAAAGACGATAATCTGATCAAAGAGATTGAGCAAAGTATTCAGAATGACCTGCGTGGAGAGAAACAACGAAAGGCATACAAGACCCTTGAAGAAGCCAAAAAAGGGCATGCTACACTTGACGAAATTCTCGAATTCTTCCCTAACAAAAAACTCAAATCAGCATGGCTTCCTCGTGACACCGATCTGCATTTTTACCTTGCGATGCTGGCTACGATTGGATTTCTGGTGACAGTCTGTACCTGTTTGCCTAAAGGTTTTACCCGAGCACCTTTGATGCTGATAATTGGAATCTTCACTGCCATATTTGGAATTGGCTCCCTGATGATCCTTCAGATATTAGCCATGTCTGGTTGGGGAATGGTGGTAGCTGGTCCGTTTGGCATCATCATTTACATGATTGGCATTTGCTACCGGGCTATCATGCATCCAGATTTGCCTTTCATCACCTATCTGCTCAGCTTTACTTTTGGTGTGGGCTTATGTGAGGAGATTATCAAAGCACTGCCTATCTTCATCATTTTCCTGGGTCGAAGTCGCATGCGCTGGCATGAATGCTGCGCACTGGGAATGGCATCAGGCATCGGTTTTGGAATTGCAGAAGGCATTCATTTTTCCGAAACCATGTACAACGGCTTGTGCGACCAGCAGATTTACTTTGTAAGGTTCATCTCATGCGTCATGCTGCATGCAATCTGGTGTGCAGCCGCTGCTTTGTTCCTTCACCGGCATCAGCGATTGACACATGGCAGGATGAGTGTTCTTGAAGGATTTAACCGACTCTTCATTCTGATTGCCATACCGATGGTATTGCACGGCTTATACGATGCCTTTATTACCAAACATATGGATGGTTTAGCTTTGGCTGTAGCATTATTCAGTTTTGGCTGGCTGGTATTAATGATAGAATCTGCTCGTGAAAAGGAAGGAGACATCCTCGTCCAGGTACCCAACCTTTCTGCCGAGGGCACTCCTCTTCACATTCAACCAGCACCATCTATCGAAAGTGATCCCTCCACTCATGCAACTAGCCCAAGTCCTGTTTAA
- a CDS encoding DUF2029 domain-containing protein, which yields MLVITASLLVCWCLPADENATPTAQEVTIPFGGTDFKQYYTTSRLILEGSNPYDYDKAGKIQRELGEKGATQVPYGPPTSLLPFIPLGWVDFLTAIQIQLGLNVGMLVISCFLWGKMLYPISNTMPLLSCIAVIAWIPCLSLFGMGHVTSWTLLGFTLWCFFQTQNKPWLAGICLALSIIKPHLAFGMVVFAGVYGIRNREWKMLAGFVLTVLVMILATWLIRPSIWHEFLGSIEQSNPTQWYNATLDGWGRFYFGPWFRVVSIAMSVSLLAWIVILAWKGGKNFPETCPLVLALWMAATPYAFSYDYVLLLPGFLMAIGAWLHRSHPYWYVAIAGWMMLDVVYVLKKGQWYEYQFFFIPWGGLALTLFMLTPKATWSKPIPKQEKVPVA from the coding sequence ATGCTTGTCATTACCGCCAGTTTGTTGGTTTGTTGGTGTCTGCCTGCAGATGAAAATGCAACACCGACAGCGCAGGAAGTCACTATCCCCTTTGGCGGGACCGATTTCAAGCAATATTACACCACAAGCAGGCTGATTCTGGAAGGGAGTAACCCTTACGATTATGATAAAGCTGGCAAAATACAGCGAGAATTAGGTGAAAAAGGTGCCACGCAGGTGCCTTACGGCCCGCCAACATCACTCCTTCCTTTCATTCCACTTGGCTGGGTTGATTTTCTGACGGCTATACAGATTCAGCTAGGCTTGAATGTTGGCATGCTGGTCATCAGCTGCTTTCTCTGGGGCAAAATGCTCTATCCAATTTCGAATACGATGCCTTTGCTCAGCTGCATAGCCGTCATTGCCTGGATTCCCTGTTTATCACTTTTTGGAATGGGGCATGTTACATCCTGGACATTGTTAGGCTTTACTCTTTGGTGTTTCTTTCAAACCCAAAACAAACCCTGGCTGGCAGGAATCTGCTTGGCTCTCAGCATCATTAAGCCACATCTGGCGTTTGGTATGGTTGTTTTTGCAGGGGTCTATGGGATCAGGAATCGAGAGTGGAAAATGCTGGCAGGATTCGTGCTTACTGTCCTTGTTATGATCCTTGCAACCTGGCTGATTCGGCCTTCCATCTGGCACGAATTTCTTGGTTCAATCGAACAATCAAACCCGACGCAATGGTATAATGCCACTCTGGACGGTTGGGGTCGGTTTTATTTCGGTCCTTGGTTCCGTGTTGTATCCATCGCAATGAGTGTGTCACTCCTGGCCTGGATAGTCATACTGGCGTGGAAGGGTGGAAAAAATTTTCCTGAAACTTGTCCACTAGTGCTGGCTCTCTGGATGGCTGCAACTCCTTATGCTTTCAGTTACGACTATGTGCTATTGCTCCCTGGCTTTCTCATGGCAATAGGAGCCTGGCTGCATCGATCTCATCCCTATTGGTATGTTGCTATAGCTGGCTGGATGATGCTGGATGTCGTTTACGTTCTGAAAAAAGGGCAATGGTACGAGTATCAATTCTTCTTCATTCCATGGGGCGGCCTTGCGCTGACGCTGTTCATGCTAACGCCCAAGGCGACATGGTCAAAACCAATACCCAAACAAGAGAAAGTACCAGTCGCCTGA
- a CDS encoding DUF2089 family protein, with the protein MALPAWLEVLDDDDLQFLKRFVLSSGSLKDLAASYEVSYPTLRIRLDRLIAKVKAGDDQKLTDPFERKLKLLVSDGQITAGLARELLNTHHSVLTGRK; encoded by the coding sequence ATGGCGCTTCCGGCCTGGCTCGAAGTTCTGGATGACGATGACCTTCAATTCCTGAAGCGTTTCGTTCTCTCTTCTGGTTCACTTAAAGATCTGGCAGCCAGCTATGAAGTTTCCTATCCCACCTTGCGAATCAGACTCGACCGATTGATTGCCAAAGTGAAAGCAGGCGATGATCAGAAACTGACCGATCCATTTGAGCGCAAATTGAAACTTCTGGTGTCTGATGGCCAGATCACGGCTGGCCTGGCCAGGGAGTTGTTGAATACGCATCATTCAGTTCTAACTGGGAGAAAGTAG